In one Elephas maximus indicus isolate mEleMax1 chromosome 9, mEleMax1 primary haplotype, whole genome shotgun sequence genomic region, the following are encoded:
- the GLT6D1 gene encoding putative glycosyltransferase 6 domain-containing protein 1, which yields MGIADGPELDRQHAALSRAREAGTLTVDVGPKPVRPLWKATSMFSELTVDPAVVFLGLSPAVRFDVCWGSSSEDCCCGVSCDHSGHVSSVRQLLWLLVTELDRMRSNRKMLLLVSFLFSLLLVERYFRNHQVKEIQLSDWFNPSKRPDVVTMTDWHAPVIWEGTFNRRVLNNYYQRRNITVGLAVFAVGRFVDEYLELFIRSADKHFMVGYKVIFYVIVDALFQLPDLKLGPLRTFKAFKINEEDLWYDLNLLRMKSLGDHIIWHIQNEADFLFSMAVNQVFQNDFGVETLGKSVAQLHRWWYFKNTKNFPYERRPGSAACIPFGLGDFYYDSSIIGGTPQEILNLIDKYLKGVVHDTSNRLNSTYESHLNKYFFLNKPTKLLSPEYNWDPKFRLPPQIEYVKVVWRSERD from the exons ATGGGA ATTGCCGACGGCCCCGAACTGGACAGACAGCACGCTGCGTTGTCGAGGGCGCGGGAAGCAGGCACCCTCACCGTGGACGTGGGCCCCAAACCCGTTCGACCTCTGTGGAAAGCGACTTCGATGTTCAGCGAGTTAACCGTGGACCCAGCAGTTGTGTTTCTAGGACTCAGCCCGGCCGTGCGGTTTGACGTGTGCTGGGGAAGCTCGTCTGAGGACTGTTGCTGCGGCGTTTCTTGTG ATCACAGCGGCCACGTCTCAAGTGTTCGGCAGCTCCTGTGGCTGCTGGTGACTGAATTG GACAGAATGAGATCTAACAGAAAAATGCTGTTGCTGGTTTCGTTTCTTTTCTCACTGCTGTTGGTTGAGCGCTATTTcag GAATCATCAAGTAAAAGAAATTCAACTGTCTGACTGGTTTAATCCTAG CAAACGCCCGGATGTTGTAACAATGACTGACTGGCATGCTCCGGTCATCTGGGAAGGCACGTTTAACAGACGGGTCCTGAACAACTACTACCAAAGGCGGAACATCACCGTGGGCTTGGCCGTGTTTGCTGTAGGCAG GTTTGTGGATGAGTACCTGGAACTCTTCATACGATCTGCTGACAAGCACTTCATGGTTGGCTACAAGGTTATCTTTTACGTCATAGTGGATGCCTTGTTCCAGCTCCCTGACCTGAAACTAGGTCCTCTGAGAACATTCAAAGCCTTCAAAATAAACGAAGAAGACTTGTGGTACGACCTTAACCTCTTGCGGATGAAGAGCTTAGGGGACCACATCATATGGCATATCCAGAATGAAGCCGACTTCCTCTTCAGCATGGCCGTCAACCAGGTCTTCCAGAACGACTTTGGGGTTGAGACGCTGGGCAAGTCTGTGGCTCAGCTCCACAGGTGGTGGTATTTTAAAAACACTAAGAATTTTCCCTATGAGAGAAGGCCTGGGTCAGCAGCCTGCATTCCGTTTGGCCTGGGAGATTTCTATTACGACAGCTCGATTATTGGTGGCACACCTCAGGAGATTTTAAATCTCATTGACAAATATCTAAAAGGTGTTGTTCATGACACCAgtaatagactcaacagcacgtaTGAAAGCCACCtgaacaaatattttttcctcAATAAGCCCACCAAGCTGCTATCACCAGAATACAACTGGGACCCCAAGTTTCGTCTCCCCCCACAGATTGAATACGTTAAGGTGGTATGGCGATCAGAAAGGGACTGA